One Xiphophorus couchianus chromosome 1, X_couchianus-1.0, whole genome shotgun sequence genomic region harbors:
- the LOC114148678 gene encoding SRSF protein kinase 3-like → MALELLTGDSLFHPKAGEFMSLEEDHIGQIVELLGRIPPDVVQSVKHSAQYFDRRGDLRRVGPLRPWRLYDLLVEKYNFLLEEASEFSNFLLCMLDYHSERRATAAFNTHG, encoded by the exons ATG GCCTTGGAGTTGCTCACTGGAGACTCGTTGTTCCACCCCAAAGCCGGCGAGTTCATGTCCCTGGAGGAAG ACCACATCGGCCAAATCGTCGAGCTCCTCGGCAGAATTCCTCCAGATGTTGTCCAGTCAGTCAAACATTCAGCTCAATACTTCGACCGAAGAG GTGATCTCCGTCGTGTTGGTCCACTGAGGCCGTGGAGACTTTATGACCTTCTGGTGGAGAAATATAACTTTCTACTAGAGGAGGCCTCTGAATTCTCAAACTTCCTTCTCTGTATGCTGGATTATCACTCAGAGAGAAGGGCAACTGCTGCCTTCAACACCCATGGTTGA